In one Spirosoma rigui genomic region, the following are encoded:
- a CDS encoding RagB/SusD family nutrient uptake outer membrane protein, producing MNRQYVTTGVIILGLLAACNTSSLDKINPNQVTTDTFYKTGSELLSGVNAVYAMWQSNSLTGREWFFVQDLRSDDVSSGGGQLEAPRNQLLIGAQIPGNAVSATVWSGLYRAIHRANVVITKAPGVTTDQALVKRVVGEAKFLRALSYFELVTLWGGVPLYTEFVTEVDGTKPRASADEVYAAIIADLTAAQTDLPATFSGSDLGRATSGAASALLGRVYLQRGDYPNARTQFQKVISSGVYKLVDEYTDNFTEESKFNSEGVFEIGFSKIGDFNWDSDGNDNGANETSTRSQEYNPIGWRNLIPSAALLGDYENTAKGDPKTDPRLKYNFYFIGDTYNGGKKVLADGDVQGNAQLFNGVTQKISWRKYTALYKNAETYYTSGINMKIIRYTDVLLGMAECENEAGNTAAAIALMNQVRARKSVAMPAYPTATYPVNSKDEVFRAIVHERRVELAGEQVRNRDILRWRAQNKLKTEPIAYFTKGRQELLPIPQQELDNNARLSQKDQNPGY from the coding sequence ATGAATCGTCAATATGTAACAACCGGTGTCATTATCCTCGGCCTGCTGGCAGCCTGTAACACCAGCAGCCTCGACAAAATCAACCCGAACCAGGTAACGACCGATACCTTCTACAAAACCGGCAGCGAACTCCTGTCGGGCGTTAATGCCGTCTACGCCATGTGGCAGAGCAACAGCCTGACCGGTCGCGAGTGGTTTTTTGTCCAGGATCTCCGTAGTGATGATGTCTCGTCGGGCGGTGGCCAGTTGGAAGCCCCGCGCAACCAGCTGCTGATTGGCGCCCAGATACCGGGCAATGCGGTATCGGCTACGGTATGGAGCGGGCTGTACCGCGCCATTCACCGGGCTAACGTGGTTATTACCAAAGCGCCTGGCGTGACTACTGATCAGGCGCTGGTAAAACGGGTCGTTGGCGAAGCCAAATTTCTGCGGGCGCTGAGTTATTTCGAACTCGTTACGTTATGGGGCGGAGTGCCGCTCTATACAGAGTTCGTTACGGAGGTAGATGGTACTAAACCCCGTGCATCGGCCGATGAGGTGTACGCAGCGATTATTGCCGATCTGACAGCCGCCCAGACTGACCTGCCCGCTACCTTCAGCGGCAGCGACCTGGGCCGCGCTACGTCAGGAGCGGCATCAGCCCTGCTGGGTCGGGTATATTTACAACGGGGCGATTATCCCAACGCGCGTACCCAATTCCAGAAGGTGATCAGCTCCGGGGTGTATAAACTCGTGGACGAGTACACCGATAACTTCACCGAAGAAAGCAAATTCAACTCGGAGGGCGTGTTTGAAATTGGGTTCTCAAAGATCGGTGATTTCAACTGGGACAGCGACGGGAACGATAACGGTGCCAACGAAACCAGCACACGGAGCCAGGAGTATAACCCGATTGGCTGGCGAAACCTGATTCCTTCGGCGGCCCTGCTGGGCGACTACGAGAACACCGCCAAGGGCGATCCTAAAACAGATCCCCGTCTGAAGTATAACTTTTACTTCATTGGTGATACCTACAATGGCGGCAAGAAAGTACTGGCCGATGGTGATGTGCAGGGTAATGCGCAGTTGTTCAATGGCGTTACCCAGAAGATCAGCTGGCGGAAGTACACGGCACTTTACAAGAACGCCGAAACCTATTACACATCGGGCATCAACATGAAGATCATCCGTTATACCGATGTACTGCTGGGCATGGCCGAGTGCGAAAACGAAGCCGGCAATACGGCCGCGGCAATCGCTCTTATGAATCAGGTACGGGCGCGCAAAAGCGTAGCTATGCCAGCCTACCCAACGGCCACGTATCCGGTCAATAGCAAAGACGAAGTATTTCGGGCCATCGTGCACGAACGCCGGGTAGAGCTGGCGGGTGAGCAGGTGCGCAACCGGGACATCCTGCGCTGGCGGGCCCAGAACAAGCTGAAGACCGAACCCATTGCCTATTTCACGAAAGGCCGGCAGGAGTTACTGCCCATTCCGCAGCAGGAACTTGACAATAACGCCCGTTTGAGTCAGAAAGACCAAAATCCGGGCTACTAG